GAAACTCTCAGTAAAAACTCGTTTTCTTCCAAAAAGATGCGCAACTGAAGAGGCAAGTTTCGGAAAATCTGAAACCTTATCCATCCATATCTGACGCCAAATAGCATCGATGGCTGGAACATGCACATGGCGCATGCATTTAAAAAAGTCGCCCTCAGATCTGACGAGGAGCATCATCTGATCTTCATGGTTAAGATGCACCACATACCGAAGTCTATTCTTTTCGCACCACTCTGCTTGTATCTTGAAAAAGTTATCCCCAAAAAGGTCGGACCAAACATCCCAATAGTCAGCTTTCGCTCTGCGAGCTTCCTCTGGCATTGATCGAGAAAAGAACCAAGGTATATAGAGCTTAGGGTCATAACCTTTTCGACGTCTAAATTCTTCCAAGATTTTATCAGTATAAGGAATGCCCTGGATAGAATAGTCTGGTTCATCTCCAAAAAATCCTATCACGGTCTTGCCGAACTCATGGCCAATATATTTCTTGTATTCTTCATGCACATACTTTATGAATGTCATAGTAGCCTCCGGATTTAGATAATCGCAGAGAGAATAAGTAGTATCTTTGACTTTCATTGGATGATGCACATATCTTGTGGGTGAGGTTCGAAAGTCGGCTTTAATGAGCCATATCTGCCAGTTTCCTTCAGGAGCGATCCAATTCAAAGTGCCTGAACGTGTATCTAGATTTATACTATCTCCCGTGGAGATGTCTACTGCGAGCGCACCTAGAGTATCCCCAGGAAGTCTCATTGAAATGACTTGTCCTGACTGAACATCTATCCGCTCTCCAACGACTAAGGCCTTCATTCTAAGTTCAGGACTGTCGCTGTTGAACTTGCCACCTGCAAATCCGCTTGGATAAGTACCTTCATCCGCAATCCAGACATAAATATTTCTTTGCCTCGCTTGCTCAATTGCGAAACGAATCCTCTCAAACCAGCCAGCAGAAAGATATTGTGGATTTACATCATATCCAGCGCCTATGAGAACATTAAATATTCCAAGTGAAACAAACTCCTCAAGTTCCCTTATTATTCTATCTTCTGACATCTCCCCAGACCAGCTCCACCATAAAACTACACCATACTCGGTTGGCGGTGTTAGAAAATTATTTGAGATCTCTAATATACTGGGTTGCTCTATTCTTATTTTTATCATTCTTCAGCCCGTAAATAGATCATGAGAACTTGCTGAATATAACTTTCTTGCCCGCTGGGCTTTCGCACTCCACTAACCAAAAAATATTAATGTGACAAGGCATATGGGAAGAACCCGGATTAAAGGAGCTACTTTAATGCTAAACAAAGAAAACCAAGGATCCGGTGAAATATCAAAGAAAAAAGTGAGGGTAGCGTTTCAAGGCGAGCCGGGAGCATATAGTGAGAGCGCAGTCTACTCTTACTTTGGGCAGTCATGCCAACCCGTTCCATGCGTCGGGTTCTCCGACGTCTTTAGAAGCGTAGAGATTGGTGAGGCTGAATTTGGAGTTGTTCCAATAGAGAACTCCATAGAAGGAAGCGTTAATCAGGTTTATGATCTTTTTCTAATGTATGACCATAAAGTCTGCGGCGAAGTGATCCTTAAGATTTCCCATTGTCTTATTGCTAACCCAGGAACGCGAATAGAAGATATTGATGTTATATATTCGCACCCTCAAGCCCTAGCTCAATGCAGAAGTTTTCTGGAAAGCAGAAAATGGGAGATGATTTCCACATACGATACAGCGGGAAGCGTTAAGATGATTAAGGAGAAACATTTAACAAACGCAGGCGCGATAGCTGGGGAAAGAGCTGCAAAAATTTATGGTATGACCATCATTGCAAGGGATATTTCAGATACTCCTAACAATTATACACGATTTTTTGTTCTATCACATCAGGATTCGCCGCCAACAGGTAATGATAAGACATCGGTAATATTTTCTACAAAGCATATTCCAGGAGCGCTGTATCAAGCGCTAGGAGAATTTGCACTCAGGGAGATAAACCTGACGAAGATAGAGTCACGACCCACAAAACGTGTACCTTGGGAATACAATTTTTACCTTGACTTCGAAGGGCATAGAACCGAAAAGAGATGCGCTGAGGCACTTGAGGGTCTTAGAAGAAAAGCGGTCTTCGTTAAGGTTCTGGGCTCTTACCCTAAAGCTCCAGAAATATCTAATTCCATTTAGTTAAGAGATCAATCACTGTTTGATTTTTACGATCCTAGGTATTCTGCCCCATACTCCAACAAGCCCCTCGCGAATGATGATGACACCTCTGACTCCCTTTATTTCTTGAGCCTTCTTCAACCCATTTAGAATTGACTCGCTGGGATATGTTCCTAATACTTCATTACATATCGCGGTGGCTGCCGCGTCTGCCAAGGCTGCGTCACGCGCAACAACTGTTACTGAATCAGCATCACCTAAGCTTAAAACTCGACCAGTCTTACTTGAGCTCGTAGATATTCCGAGTGGAGAATCCTCTTTAGATATTAGGAAGCCGATTTTTCCAGATAGTGAGTAGTCCTCAGACAAGATGGAAATTGTTATCTCAGATTCTGATGATATGGAGACTTCACCGCCATCCTCAACAATTGCCGTTCTAGCTGAAGAATTGAGCATTGCCTCCACACCGATGTCTGCTATGGCTCCACCGACTGAGGCCATTGGACCAACATTTGCTACCATGGAAGCCTCAATCATTTTCTGGACGATCTTTGGAGCGACATCCGTTTCTTCTACTGGTGTCAGCGAATATAGGAACTCGGGGTGTCTTCTCACGTAGTCCTTAAGTTCTCGTCTCTGACGCTTGATCTCCTTCAAGGCTGATAGAATAGCATCTCTACGGTCACTTTTCATGTGAATTTTTGATTCGCCTATTATGAATCCTCTTTCGAATAGAGTCCGAGACAAATTTTGTTTTTCCTCCAGGAGGAGCTAGAATTTGGAATGGAAATTGTTTTCGTGACCCTAAATTGCCGCTTAGATCCTGATTCTAATTGCTTTGACAGGACATGCGTTAATGCAAGTTTTGCAAGCAATACATTTTTCCTCGTCATATTCTAGTCTCCAGTCGGACCCAAGCCATAATGCTCTAGTTGGACATGGTGATATACATGCCCCGCAAGAGATGCATCTTTCACGATCTACATTTAAGATTTCAGTGAATTTCTGAACCTGAACCCCTGCCTCTCTGAACATTTGTAAAGTCTGCTCTAGCTTATCGCCTGAGGCTGGTATAGCAACCACCATCTCACCTTTCTGTGCATTAATCTTTGCTTCGAGTATGTTAATTGCTAATCCTGTATTCAATATTATCCGTGCTAGAACCGGTTGCTCTACGACTTCAGGAGAATAGATCAGCCTAACTCTCATGTTTTCTGTCTCCTATAATTGCTCTAGAAAGATCATCCGTTGTTAATATGCCAATGACGCGGTTTGCTTCGTCAACAACCGGAACGCCGGATATGTTATGCTTAGCCATTCTTCTGGCAACAACATCGATCGTTTCATGTTTCGATGCTACAATAACATGCCGAGTCATGATCTCATCCAGCCTGTGTTTATCATTTGCAATGGCTCGGGCTAGATCCCATGAAGTAACAATTCCTACAACTCTGTTTTCATTATCTACAACTGGCAAATGGTCAATTCCTCTATCAACAAGTCGTTTAGCCACGGATTTTATGTCTTCATCAGGCTTAGCGGTGATAACATTCTTCCTCATTACATCTTCTACTATCGGCTCCCTTCTTCTAATCACTAAAGGTTTGACTTCCCCGCTTTTAGGTAATGGCTCAACCGGTCTCGTGAGCAAAAATGTTCCCTCGAGGATCATCCTTTTTAGGTCCTCCGCTATTTCCCTTGCAACCTTATAGCTTGATAGCGGCGATGATGGCACTTCCTTATCCCCAATTACTACCTTCCCCGACCTAAGCTCGGCATATGAAGCTTTTTTTACAATAGGTCTTAAGTCGGGTCGGGAAGGAACACCATAATCACGTATATTCACAAATATTTCATCATCTCTCAGTGCTGCTGTCCGCGCGACTCTTTCATTAATTATAGGTATTGGAACACCAATCCCAACATAAAGTGTGACACCGTATCGGTAAAATGAAGCGCCCCTCAGATACTTTTTGCTCATCTTCCTCAGGTCGCCTTTCACCATTAAAGTTCCGAAACCCGAGTTCGGGTTATGCTGGGTTCCTTCACCAATTATGTACCCAACTGCCCCGCCCAAAAAGATCCTAGAACCAACACCTAAAGTTTCATAATATGGATCTTTGCACAAGGGATTTAGCTGGCCTGCGCCTGAAAACGTTACATTTCCGTAGTTCGGTAAAAGCGTGCCCATATAAGTGTATAGAACCCTGTCTGTACTGTTTGTCGCTGCGTCATATTTCTGATAGCAATTCCTAGGATTAACTAACATGGCGTAGTTTAGGTCGTGAATTGTGATAACGGTTTCCACATGTCTGCGCGGGTAACAGTCAGTTCCATACGACTCAGCTCTTAACTCGACTCCTTCCCCTGAAACAAGGTCTTCTATCACATGTCCGCCGCCATATTCAAATCCACGGGTCTCACTCAATGCTGTTGCACCAAGATATCCATCTACGGCTGCAAGCCCCTTGTAAACTGGAACATCATTTAGCCAGCATCTACTCATTTTTATTGGGGGGTCAGTATGCCCAAAATTCAGGAAAGCGCCTGAACTACACATTGCCCCGAATGTTCCCGAAGTTACTACATCAACCTCTTTAGCGGCAACTTCTATCCCGCTGCTTTCTGCAAGTTTTATCATCTCCTCAGCAGTCAGCACAACTGCGTCTCCTTTCCTTATCTTATTATTGATCTCTTCTATTGTTCTGATCGTTTCCAAATTTTGTTTCTCCATAGTTTGTTTGATTGATAAGTCAACAGTTAATTATTCCATATTTTATATATTTCGATGCGTTAACATGCATTATGGTAAATATTTAAGCATGAATATCGTGCTCGCCTTCCTATAGTCTCATATACTCGAACAACAGATGATGAATTTATGTCGGAATTGCAGGCATTCCTGTTGCCACTGGTGTTGGATATAGCCAAGGCAACTATCGCCTTGTTCATAATAGTTGATCCGCTTGGGAACATCCCGATCTTCATAAGCTTGACGGAGAGCATGAAGGAAAAAGAAAGGAAAAAGGTTTTCCGAACCGCGACTTTGACTGGCTTCTTCCTTCTTCTAGCCTTTGCTCTGGCTGGGCAGTGGATATTGACACTTTTTGGGATCACCCTGCCTAGCTTCATGATTGCGGGGGGATTGCTCCTGCTTATTGTCGCAGTCAGAATTCTAATTTCAGGAGGACTCCGCGAATATTTATCACACCCTGAAAGTATTGGCGCCGTTCCAATCGCCTGTCCGCTTCTTGTAGGACCCGGCGCAATAACAACGACGATACTAAATCTTCAATATTTCGGGATAGTCACAACAGTAACGTCGGTAATAATAACCTTCATCCTCGTATGGCTAAATTTGAGATTTATCGACCCCATATATCGTTTTCTCGGAAGAACTGGCTCCCAAGTGATTGCGCGAGTAATGGCCCTCTTGATAGCATCCATAGCCGTACAATTCATTATTGAAGGCATTAGACATTATGTCGTGTTAAAATAGCTCTTTCTTGGCCGATTATCTGAATCATACCGAGAAAATACGGTAAAAAATATATATTCGACACCCTTCTCTATGAAAAGGTCCCGGTTGCATCTTGTAAATTGAGGTAGAGGTTGAGATGAAGGAGTTTTGGGAGCTAGCATTAGATCTGATCGAGGCAACGGAAAAGCATGAGCAGTACAGAGAATTAGAATGTATAAATCTGATAGCAAGTGAAGGAGTAAAGTCGCCAGCCGTTAGAGAGATGTTAAAGATATCTATGGATCTTGAGAGTAGGTATGCCGAAGGTGAAAATGACCCAGAAGGACATGTTAGGAAAAGGTATTATCAGGGACAAAAATACATGAGTGTAATAGAAGACTGCGTAACAGACCTAATGAAAGATCTCTATAAATGTAACTGGGCTGATGTGCGCCTTGTCTCAGGTACACATGCCAATCTAGCAGCTTTCAAAGGCTTATCGATGACAACACGAAATCATAAGATGGTTGTGACACCACTAAGTTGTGGCGCGCACATCTCTCACGATTATGCTGGCTTAGCTGGAATGGTACTAGGGCTTGTAAATATTGACCACGCATTTGATTTGAAAGAGATGAATATTGATCCGGATAAGTCTGCAAGCATAATAAGGGCAGCAAAGCCCGGTATTGTAACCTTTGGAGGAAGCCTCTTCTTATTTCCCCATCCGGTGAATGAGCTAAGATCTGTTGCTGATGAAGTCGGCGCATTTATTGTATACGACGCCGCTCATGTATTTGGTCTAATCGCGGGTGGAATGTTTCAAGATCCGCTGAGAGAGGGAGCTGACTTCATAACCTCCTCAACACATAAAACCTTTCCCGGACCGCAAGGTGGAGTAATTCTGGGAGAAAGAAAAAACAGCCGCACGGAAAAGGCAATAAAAGATATTCAGTACGCTATTTTTCCGCTCAGCACATCAAACACTCACTTAGGCAGA
This window of the Candidatus Bathyarchaeota archaeon genome carries:
- a CDS encoding 4Fe-4S binding protein; the protein is MRVRLIYSPEVVEQPVLARIILNTGLAINILEAKINAQKGEMVVAIPASGDKLEQTLQMFREAGVQVQKFTEILNVDRERCISCGACISPCPTRALWLGSDWRLEYDEEKCIACKTCINACPVKAIRIRI
- the pheA gene encoding prephenate dehydratase, whose amino-acid sequence is MLNKENQGSGEISKKKVRVAFQGEPGAYSESAVYSYFGQSCQPVPCVGFSDVFRSVEIGEAEFGVVPIENSIEGSVNQVYDLFLMYDHKVCGEVILKISHCLIANPGTRIEDIDVIYSHPQALAQCRSFLESRKWEMISTYDTAGSVKMIKEKHLTNAGAIAGERAAKIYGMTIIARDISDTPNNYTRFFVLSHQDSPPTGNDKTSVIFSTKHIPGALYQALGEFALREINLTKIESRPTKRVPWEYNFYLDFEGHRTEKRCAEALEGLRRKAVFVKVLGSYPKAPEISNSI
- a CDS encoding glycosyl hydrolase encodes the protein MIKIRIEQPSILEISNNFLTPPTEYGVVLWWSWSGEMSEDRIIRELEEFVSLGIFNVLIGAGYDVNPQYLSAGWFERIRFAIEQARQRNIYVWIADEGTYPSGFAGGKFNSDSPELRMKALVVGERIDVQSGQVISMRLPGDTLGALAVDISTGDSINLDTRSGTLNWIAPEGNWQIWLIKADFRTSPTRYVHHPMKVKDTTYSLCDYLNPEATMTFIKYVHEEYKKYIGHEFGKTVIGFFGDEPDYSIQGIPYTDKILEEFRRRKGYDPKLYIPWFFSRSMPEEARRAKADYWDVWSDLFGDNFFKIQAEWCEKNRLRYVVHLNHEDQMMLLVRSEGDFFKCMRHVHVPAIDAIWRQIWMDKVSDFPKLASSVAHLFGRKRVFTESFAVYGHGLSLEQAKWVIDYQFVRGVNLIMSGFFNGGKRSHPQFIYLPTLIKYVNRVSYLLSLGKPAAQIAVYFPTMSLWLGDEKANKSVWHISKQLLEHQIDFDFVDDYTLASILRLEKGCFRNLSGQAYRAVIVPSSTAISKAALNRLKTFSKSGGRVIFLGKKPNIIVNKSFLEASS
- a CDS encoding MarC family protein; translated protein: MSELQAFLLPLVLDIAKATIALFIIVDPLGNIPIFISLTESMKEKERKKVFRTATLTGFFLLLAFALAGQWILTLFGITLPSFMIAGGLLLLIVAVRILISGGLREYLSHPESIGAVPIACPLLVGPGAITTTILNLQYFGIVTTVTSVIITFILVWLNLRFIDPIYRFLGRTGSQVIARVMALLIASIAVQFIIEGIRHYVVLK
- a CDS encoding homocysteine biosynthesis protein; this translates as MRTIEEINNKIRKGDAVVLTAEEMIKLAESSGIEVAAKEVDVVTSGTFGAMCSSGAFLNFGHTDPPIKMSRCWLNDVPVYKGLAAVDGYLGATALSETRGFEYGGGHVIEDLVSGEGVELRAESYGTDCYPRRHVETVITIHDLNYAMLVNPRNCYQKYDAATNSTDRVLYTYMGTLLPNYGNVTFSGAGQLNPLCKDPYYETLGVGSRIFLGGAVGYIIGEGTQHNPNSGFGTLMVKGDLRKMSKKYLRGASFYRYGVTLYVGIGVPIPIINERVARTAALRDDEIFVNIRDYGVPSRPDLRPIVKKASYAELRSGKVVIGDKEVPSSPLSSYKVAREIAEDLKRMILEGTFLLTRPVEPLPKSGEVKPLVIRRREPIVEDVMRKNVITAKPDEDIKSVAKRLVDRGIDHLPVVDNENRVVGIVTSWDLARAIANDKHRLDEIMTRHVIVASKHETIDVVARRMAKHNISGVPVVDEANRVIGILTTDDLSRAIIGDRKHES
- a CDS encoding serine hydroxymethyltransferase — its product is MKEFWELALDLIEATEKHEQYRELECINLIASEGVKSPAVREMLKISMDLESRYAEGENDPEGHVRKRYYQGQKYMSVIEDCVTDLMKDLYKCNWADVRLVSGTHANLAAFKGLSMTTRNHKMVVTPLSCGAHISHDYAGLAGMVLGLVNIDHAFDLKEMNIDPDKSASIIRAAKPGIVTFGGSLFLFPHPVNELRSVADEVGAFIVYDAAHVFGLIAGGMFQDPLREGADFITSSTHKTFPGPQGGVILGERKNSRTEKAIKDIQYAIFPLSTSNTHLGRLPATGIAALEMKIFGQELARQTIKNAQTAGQYLFEHGMEVLGESKGFTQSHQLAVDVRKYGGGKKVAEDLEAANIILNRNLLPYDDQNNRDNPSGIRIGFQDVTRRGFKEGDIKYLCDLMLDVITGRRKPQDVREDVIALRKEFNRIEYGFQSVEEALKYLRKV
- a CDS encoding UPF0280 family protein, with the translated sequence MSRTLFERGFIIGESKIHMKSDRRDAILSALKEIKRQRRELKDYVRRHPEFLYSLTPVEETDVAPKIVQKMIEASMVANVGPMASVGGAIADIGVEAMLNSSARTAIVEDGGEVSISSESEITISILSEDYSLSGKIGFLISKEDSPLGISTSSSKTGRVLSLGDADSVTVVARDAALADAAATAICNEVLGTYPSESILNGLKKAQEIKGVRGVIIIREGLVGVWGRIPRIVKIKQ